The genomic stretch CGGAGCGTCGAGTTGCTGGAGCAGGGCGAGCGTGTCCGCGCGCATGCCGGCGATGTTGTCGTCGGGCATGATCGAAGCCGTGCCGACGTAGGCCGCGCCTTCTTGGACGGTGATCGAAAAGGTGCCCTTGGCGGAGTCGGCCGTGCCGGTCCACGTGAAATAGAACTTCTGATACTCGTCGCGGCTGGCCACGAAGGTGAAGGAGGCGGGTTGGGCAACGCCGCCGAGTTCGACCGTCACGCGCGCCGCTGCGTCGCCCGCACGTCGAAGCCAGACGTAACCTTCGTAGCCGCGGTCCTTTTCCCAAGCGAGGTCGTGCTGGCGTATGCCTGTTCCGGCTTGAAGAAGCGGTGTGTGGTCGCCGACGAAACTTTCCTCGGTCGTCATCGCCAACCCCCCGACCGTGCCCGTGATCTCCCATGGCGAGGCACCTATGACGGGGAAGGGCGTGTCCTTCAGACCCGTGTACGGGGCGTATTCGGGCGTGACGGCGAAGTAGAATTTACGGTCCTCCAGCATTTCGGCCCAAATCCCGCCGTAGATGCAGCGGCCCAGGTGCTCGATGAACTGGCCGTAGATCATCGGATTGAGCGGAGCGCCTCTCTTGGCGGTGTCGATGCGAAGCGTCGCGGGAGCCGCGGCGTGCGAATCGGCAGCCGCGAAGGCGGCTACCGGAAGGAGAGGGAGCAGCAGGGTGCGTCGAAGAGTTCTCAACATGAGCATGACTTCCGAGTGTGAGGGGGTTGAAGGGGCGGCGAAACGTGCCGGGAAACAGGTGGAGTCTCCGGGCGCGATGCGAACCCGCAACAGGAGACGGTCGGTCGACGAACCCACCTTTACTGGACCGTCACGTGTGCGGGAGGGGCCGTAGGGGCGGAGATCAGGACGAATCTTAGGTCGAGGAATCGGACTTTTGTCGGTTGCCATCGGCGTGTTTCCGAATCCCTTGGAGGGCGTGTTCAACCCTTACCCCGACCGGGGTTGTCACGTTTCGATCGCACGTCGAGCGGCGATCGATTCGACCCCACGACTCGTCTCTCGCTTTCGAACCCCATGAAGAACGGACAACTCTTCGATCGCACGTGCCCCGGCAAGGCCCTGCAACTGCACGATCGCGCCGAGATGCGCGCCGTATTCGCTCAGGCGATACGGCAAGTGGAGCGTCAGCAGATGCGCCTGCGCGTGCCGCGCATGGACACGCTCATGCAGAAGCACCCGGGCATGCACTTTCACTTCAAACCCGAGATCTTCATTCAGCTTCGGGGGCGGACCGAGTTCAAGACGCCGCGCGAGTCCGTGCCGCTGCGCGCAGGCGAGATCTGCATCATGCCCTCGGGCGTGCCGCACGGGGAGGAGATCTTCCGGGACGACGACGGTCCGTTTCGCAACCTCGTGGCCGGCTTCTACAGCAACGTCCTGAGCCTGCACTTCGCGCACGAAGTGGCCCCGCGACGTCCCGACATCGACGTGATCGAGTTCTTCGAAGGACCCGATCTCGAAATGATGCTCATGCTGACCAACCACCTCGTGCAGACCTACCACATGCAGACGCCGGCGCGTGATCAGGTGCTCAAGGGCTCGCTCATCGCATTGCTGGGAATGCTGCAGAACCTGGTCGAGACCGGCGGAGATCAACTCAACGCCGACATCGGCAAAGTCTTCCAAGTGAAGTGGCTCGTGCGCGAACAGTTCTCCAACCCCGAGCTGAACGTGAAGGTCATCGCGGAAAAGATGCAGTGTTCGCCCGACTACCTCTCGCATCTCTTCCACAAGGACACCGGCGAGAAGCTCATCCACTACATCCAGCGCATCCGGATCGAGGGCGCCATCCTCGCGCTCGAGACGACGCCGCTGCACATCTCCGAGATCGCCTACGCGGCGGGCTTCGCCGATCCGGCCTACTTCGCCCGAGTCTTCAAGAAACACACCGGGGAGTCTCCGCAGGAGTATCGCTCGCGGCTGGACGAGGAACGCGGCGAGCGGGAGTCTCAGCCGAAGACGATCTACTTCGACCGCGAAGACTTCACCTACGGCTCGCCGACGCGAGTGACCGAGGGCGCTTGAGTATCGGATCGTTGGATACGGACCGCGGCGGCGCGCACCCCGCCTCGCTCAATGGCCGCCCGCTCCGGCCGGCTCGGCGATCACCTCGCCGGCGGTCGCGGGCACGGTGAGCACGGCGGCGGCGGCGACGAGTAGCGCGACTCCGCCGGTCACGACGGCCGGCATGGCCGCACCGCCGAAGAGCGAGCCGACGATCGGCCCGAGCAGCGTCGCGGCGAGAATCTGCGGCAGCACGATGAAGAAGTTGAACACGCCCATGTAGAAGCCCATGCGCTCGCCGGGGATCACGTTGGCGAGCATCGCGTAGGGCATCGAGAGGATGCTGGCCCATGCGATGCCCACGCCGACCATCGACACCAGCAGGCCGTTGGGCGTGGTCCACATGCCCGTCGCGAGCAGACCGAGGCCGCCGACCGTGAGGCAAACGAGATGGACCGAACGTGCCGAGAAGCGCCGCGCCAGTCCGAGCAGCGCGAAGGCGAAGACGAAAGCCACGCCGTTGTAGGTGGAGAAACAAACGCCTCCCCACTCGACGCCTTTCTGGTATTCGAGGGAACCCGGCTCTCCGCCGAAGATGCCGCGGGCGATGGCGGGCGCGAAGTAGATCCACATGCAGAACAGGCCGAGCCAGGTGAAGAACTGCACGACGGCGAGCCGTCGCATGATCGGCGGCATCGATGCGATGCCCTTGAAGATGCTCGTGAACATCGCGCCCATACCGCGTGTCGCGGCCTTCTCGGCTTCGAACGCCGCCATGTTCTTCGGTGGGTGTTCGCGTGTCGTCAGGATCGTGTAGAGCACCGCCGAGAAGAAGACCGCCGCGCCGACGTAGAACGAAATGTGGACCGCTGCCGGGATGCGTCCGCCCGCGGGATCGCCCGAGGCGACACCGAACACGTTGGTGAGGAGCCACGGCAGGGACGAAGACAGCACCGCACCGAGCCCGATGAGCAGGCTCTGCATGGCGAAGCCGACCTTGCGCTGCCGGGCTGGCAGAAGGTCGCCGACGAAGGCGCGAAACGGCTCCATGCTCACGTTGACCGAGGCGTCGAGGATCCAGAGCAGACCGGCCGCGACCCAGAGCGAAGGCGAATTGGGCATCGCGATCAGCGCGAGGCTGGCGAGGATCGCGCCGACGAGAAAGTAGGGCCTGCGTCGACCGAGCCGTGTCCACGTGCGGTCGCTGAAGTAACCGATCACCGGCTGGACGAGGAAGCCCGTGACCGGAGCCGCGAGCCAGAGCAGCGGGATCTGACTCTCGTCCGCGCCGAGGTATTGGTAGATGGCGCTCATGTTGGCCATCTGCAGACCCCAGCCGAACTGGATGCCGAGAAAGCCGAAGCTCATGTTCCAGATCGCGGCCCAGGACATTGGTGTGTCTTTGCTCATGGGAAAACGGGTCGGGGAAAGCGGGCTCTCAGTGGGCGTGGACCGAGTGGGTTTCGCTGGTCGTCGCGGTCGCGGGTACGTGCTCGGGCGGCGCACTGTAGTCGCGCTGGCGCGGGTCGCCTTTGCGATCGAAAAGATCGTGCCACTCGCGCAATCGCTCCGCCTGGTCGTGGAGGAGGGCCGAGAGTTGCCCGGGAAGCACACGCCACTTCCAGTTGCCGTCGGCGGTACCGGGACGGTTCATGCGCGCCTCGGCCGGCAGATCGAGGAGGTCCTGCAGCGGAAGCACGACGAGCGGTGCCACGGTGGCGAAGGCCGCGCGCATGATCGGCCATGCGGAGCGGGAACCGTCGAGTCCGAAGTAGGCGTCGACTTTGCGCGCGACTTCGCCTTCGAGCGACTCGAGCCAGCCGCGCGTCGTCGTGTTGTCGTGGGTACCGGTGTAGACGACGCTGTCGCGCGGGACGAAGTGCGGGAGGTTCACGTTGTTGTCGTCGTGCCCGTAGGCGAACTGCAAGATGCGCATTCCGGGATAGCCGACGGCGCGTCGCAGCGCGACCACTTCGGCGGTGATGTAGCCGAGGTCTTCCGCGATGAGCTTGGCCTCCGGCAACGCGCGTTTCAAGGCACCGAAGAATGCGTGGCCGGGTGCGGAGAGCCAGCGGCCTTCGCGGGCGTCGTCGGACTCGCCCGGAATCTCCCAGTAGGTGTCGAAACCGCGGAAGTGATCGAGCCGCACGATGTCGCACGTCTGCATGGCGGCGCGGAGGCGCTCGATCCACCAGGCATAGCCGGTGCGCGCGAGGTGATCCCAGTCGTAGAGCGGATTGCCCCAGCACTGCCCGCGCTCGGAAAAGTAGTCGGGCGGAACGCCGGCCGAGGCGAGGCGACGGCCGGCACTGTCGAGCCGCAACACCTCGCGCCAGCGCCACGCGTCGGCGCTGTCGTGTGCGACGAAGATGGGCACATCGCCGATGATGTGGATGCCGCGCTTCGCGGCATGGGCGCGAAGGCGTTCCCATTGACCGAAGAACACGTACTGGGCGAAGGCGTGAAGTTGGGCCTCGCGGTGAGCGGATTCGGGCAACGTGGCCTCGATCTCGGGCGACCAGTCGCGCCAGCGCGCGGGCCACTCGTACCACGGGCGGCCGCCGAAGTGCTTCTTCAGCGCCATGAAGTCGGCGTAGACCTGCAGCCACGAGGCATGGCGAAGGCAAAAAGCGGTGAACGATCCGCAGCCGGGAAGATCCGCACCCGAGTCGAGGAAACGCTCGTGCGCGAGTGCGAGCACGGGCCAGAAGCGCTCGTGAAGCATTCCGTAGTCGACTTCGCCTTGCGGCAATGCGCGCAAAGAGGAGCACTCCTCGGCGGCGAGAAGACCGGCGGCAACGAGTTCGTCGAGATCGATGAAGTAGGCGTTGCCCGCGAAGCTGGAAAAGGACTGGTAGGGCGAGTCGCCGTACCCCGTCGGACCCAGTGGGCAGATCTGCCAGCAGCCGAAGCCGCACTCGGCGAGAAGATCGACGAAGGCGCGGGCGCCGGGACCGAGGTTGCCGATGCCGAACGCGCCGGGCAAGGACGAGACGTGCGCGAGCACGCCGGAGCGTCGGGCCGAAAGCCAGTTCTGGAAGGACGTATTCACGTCTTGGTTACGCATGCTCGATCCGGACGCGAACGCGGCTGCCTTGTATCCATGAAATGGTGACGCAGCTCGGCCGCACGCATCGCGGAGTCGCGGACCGGATCGTTCCGGAGGGACGAAGGCGGGAAGGGAGGGAGGGAGGATCTCCTCGCGAGTGCGAGACCCGCGAGGAGATCGGAGCGACGGGACCGTCGGTGCCGCTCAGAACTTGTAGGACACGCCGACGGAATACTG from Opitutales bacterium ASA1 encodes the following:
- a CDS encoding MFS transporter yields the protein MSWAAIWNMSFGFLGIQFGWGLQMANMSAIYQYLGADESQIPLLWLAAPVTGFLVQPVIGYFSDRTWTRLGRRRPYFLVGAILASLALIAMPNSPSLWVAAGLLWILDASVNVSMEPFRAFVGDLLPARQRKVGFAMQSLLIGLGAVLSSSLPWLLTNVFGVASGDPAGGRIPAAVHISFYVGAAVFFSAVLYTILTTREHPPKNMAAFEAEKAATRGMGAMFTSIFKGIASMPPIMRRLAVVQFFTWLGLFCMWIYFAPAIARGIFGGEPGSLEYQKGVEWGGVCFSTYNGVAFVFAFALLGLARRFSARSVHLVCLTVGGLGLLATGMWTTPNGLLVSMVGVGIAWASILSMPYAMLANVIPGERMGFYMGVFNFFIVLPQILAATLLGPIVGSLFGGAAMPAVVTGGVALLVAAAAVLTVPATAGEVIAEPAGAGGH
- the malQ_1 gene encoding 4-alpha-glucanotransferase, giving the protein MRNQDVNTSFQNWLSARRSGVLAHVSSLPGAFGIGNLGPGARAFVDLLAECGFGCWQICPLGPTGYGDSPYQSFSSFAGNAYFIDLDELVAAGLLAAEECSSLRALPQGEVDYGMLHERFWPVLALAHERFLDSGADLPGCGSFTAFCLRHASWLQVYADFMALKKHFGGRPWYEWPARWRDWSPEIEATLPESAHREAQLHAFAQYVFFGQWERLRAHAAKRGIHIIGDVPIFVAHDSADAWRWREVLRLDSAGRRLASAGVPPDYFSERGQCWGNPLYDWDHLARTGYAWWIERLRAAMQTCDIVRLDHFRGFDTYWEIPGESDDAREGRWLSAPGHAFFGALKRALPEAKLIAEDLGYITAEVVALRRAVGYPGMRILQFAYGHDDNNVNLPHFVPRDSVVYTGTHDNTTTRGWLESLEGEVARKVDAYFGLDGSRSAWPIMRAAFATVAPLVVLPLQDLLDLPAEARMNRPGTADGNWKWRVLPGQLSALLHDQAERLREWHDLFDRKGDPRQRDYSAPPEHVPATATTSETHSVHAH